The genomic region ATTTCCGGATTGTACAATCTGGATATAAGTGCCATATCGCCAAATAGTCCGGTGTCTCCTGCATGATAGATTGACCTTTCACCTGCTTTTATAACAAAACCTGCGGCTTTGCCACCATCTATCTCCCTTCCGGCTTCATCAATAGAAGAAGAATGCATGGCATTGGTCATTGTAAAACTTATATTCCCAATGACAATTGTCCCACCAATATTCATACCTTCGGTTTTTATATCCTTAGACTTCAGGTACTGGGACAACTCATGTATGCAAACAACTGTGCATCCTGTTCTTTTAGCAATTTGCACAGTATCTCCAAGATGATCCCAGTGTCCGTGAGTAACTGCAATAATATCCGGACAGAGGTCATTCACATTGACCTTTGCCGAAGGATTTCCTGTTATAAATGGATCGATAAGGATCATGATGTCATCCACATCTATCCTGAAACATGAATGTCCAATCCAGGTAAGTACAACATTGTTCAT from Methanolobus tindarius DSM 2278 harbors:
- a CDS encoding metal-dependent hydrolase; protein product: MNNVVLTWIGHSCFRIDVDDIMILIDPFITGNPSAKVNVNDLCPDIIAVTHGHWDHLGDTVQIAKRTGCTVVCIHELSQYLKSKDIKTEGMNIGGTIVIGNISFTMTNAMHSSSIDEAGREIDGGKAAGFVIKAGERSIYHAGDTGLFGDMALISRLYNPEIALLPIGGRYTMGPEDAALAVEMLRPEIVVPMHYNTYEAILQDSQYFASLVKTVSNADVLIMEIDSPIIL